Genomic window (Staphylococcus debuckii):
CAACCAACTGATGACTTTGAAGATTTATTATATATGTTAAATAACGAATATTATTATGCAATTCACTTCGATGATAACGTAGGTGAAGAAGTAATTAATGATTTCTACAGTCAGTTACTTGAGTTTACTCAACCAAGCGATAAATCAGAAGTATACTTGAATGATTATGGCAAAATTATTATGAGCCATAATGTAACAGCTCAAGTTCGTCGTTTCTTTACTGATACAACAGAAGCTTAATTGAATATAGATAGATGAACCTGTTCCGAGTGGAGCAGGTTTTTTATTTTTTGAAAAGAAAAAGACCAACATTGAACGTTTAATATAATGAGGTGGTTCAATGCTTATCGGAATGTCAGACAGCGGCCAACTTACAATGGCCAATCAAGCTGATGGTAATACTGCTTATTATTGCCCGCACTGCAAATCGAAACTTATTTTGAAAAAAGGAAATACTAAAGTGCCGCATTTTGCACATTATCATCTATCTCCAACTTATTGCAGTAAATCAGAAACGCTCTTACATTATCAAGTGAAATATTATTTAGCTTATATCTTAAAAAATCAGGGTTATGATGTGCAAATTGAACCTTATATTAAAGGGGCTTATCAATATCCGGATTTATTGGTGAATCAACAATTCGCGTTAGAAATTCAATTTTCCAATATACCTGTTTCAGAAGTGCAGAAAAGAACTTTAGGATTACAACTTCGAGGTATTGAAGTAATTTGGATTGCTGATTTAAATCAAATAATGACATCACAAATGCGTTTCAATCAAATGATCAGCAGTTTCATTCATCCTTACAATAGAAATTTATATGCTTTTGACACGAACAGCCAAACTTTAAAAGTAATCGAAAATATTCAACATATAGGCGGGAGCAAGTTCAAAGGAATGCTACGAAGAGCGGATGTAGAGACTATTTTTCAACAGAGAAAACTTGAAATGACAC
Coding sequences:
- a CDS encoding competence protein CoiA; its protein translation is MLIGMSDSGQLTMANQADGNTAYYCPHCKSKLILKKGNTKVPHFAHYHLSPTYCSKSETLLHYQVKYYLAYILKNQGYDVQIEPYIKGAYQYPDLLVNQQFALEIQFSNIPVSEVQKRTLGLQLRGIEVIWIADLNQIMTSQMRFNQMISSFIHPYNRNLYAFDTNSQTLKVIENIQHIGGSKFKGMLRRADVETIFQQRKLEMTPEVKRLTNTQVYRYVKSCRKARSVLEPTLSSLYQMRKNTEWLAHHCNYLFPQQLYICNHPIAWQVQLYQQLMREDFDIHNFQKLLKFRTFYIEGPTPEMITQQIVSQFKQIERL